One Microbacterium sp. No. 7 genomic window carries:
- a CDS encoding hydantoinase/oxoprolinase family protein, whose amino-acid sequence MTLEDHPADWIVGIDVGGTFTDIIGLRRRTGETRDGKVLSTPEQEIGVLAALEAIDVAPHDVAEIVHGHTVGINALLSRAGNRTALLATHGHRDLLDIGRMHREFGDRFYDPTWLRPHQERPIVTRDARFGVAERLRYDGTELLPLDEEAVRSAARRMAEQGTESVAICFMNSYVNPAHEQRAAQIVAEELPGAYVQTSALYPVTREHERTATVALDAYVGPTVVGYLRRLVDRLDEQGFAGTLWIMMMNGGVATIADASRAPVFQLVSGPVGGVSGSVKLAGEARSPHLLTMDVGGTSTDVAAIRGGKTPLTDTWTLETGLTLTMPLVDVESIGSGAGSIIRASHLGNIAVGPASAGSVPGPVCYGRGGTEPTLTDACAALGILQPDLFANGAIPLDIDAARRALAEAATQWGMTDAELASAAYEIACQDIAAKIRSISVYRGLDVQEFALQPSGSAGPMLADRVGQILGVGRVIVPRSPGQFSALGLLRSDLMVTQAQSIMTPLTPDNAAGIEAAFVALQDRIRVELVAQGVDVSTLRFDRAFFGMYRGQTWDNRLPIADDVITTETVDRLVPAFHAFYQESYGFSAAELPVVVSTVEVTAVIPRHQSTPDLSPDEGDAFLRTALVLVPGTAVPAEIPIHVRERMRPNESVDGPALIAEKFATTLVLPGRRAFVDDDLNLIIDRRAEAVDGTQR is encoded by the coding sequence ATGACGCTCGAAGACCACCCCGCCGACTGGATCGTCGGCATCGACGTCGGTGGCACGTTCACCGACATCATCGGGCTCCGTCGCCGCACGGGGGAGACCCGCGACGGCAAGGTGCTGTCGACACCCGAGCAGGAGATCGGCGTGCTCGCGGCCCTCGAAGCGATCGACGTCGCACCGCACGACGTCGCCGAGATCGTGCACGGCCACACCGTCGGCATCAACGCGCTGCTGAGCCGCGCGGGCAACCGCACCGCCCTCCTCGCGACGCACGGCCACCGCGACCTGCTCGACATCGGCCGCATGCACCGAGAGTTCGGCGACCGCTTCTACGACCCGACGTGGCTGCGCCCGCACCAGGAACGCCCCATCGTGACGCGCGACGCTCGCTTCGGCGTCGCCGAGCGCCTGCGCTACGACGGCACCGAGCTGCTGCCGCTCGACGAGGAGGCCGTGCGCTCGGCCGCCCGGCGCATGGCCGAGCAGGGCACGGAGTCGGTCGCGATCTGCTTCATGAACTCCTACGTCAACCCCGCGCACGAACAGCGGGCGGCACAGATCGTGGCCGAGGAACTGCCCGGGGCCTACGTGCAGACCTCGGCGCTGTACCCCGTGACGCGCGAGCACGAGCGCACCGCCACGGTCGCCCTCGACGCCTACGTCGGCCCGACGGTCGTCGGCTATCTGCGCCGTCTCGTCGATCGGCTCGACGAGCAGGGCTTCGCGGGCACCCTCTGGATCATGATGATGAACGGCGGCGTCGCGACGATCGCCGACGCGAGCCGCGCACCCGTGTTCCAGCTCGTCTCGGGTCCCGTCGGAGGCGTGAGCGGCAGCGTCAAGCTCGCGGGCGAGGCGCGCAGCCCGCATCTGTTGACGATGGACGTGGGCGGCACGAGCACCGACGTCGCCGCCATCCGCGGGGGCAAGACGCCGCTCACCGACACGTGGACGCTGGAGACCGGGCTCACGCTGACGATGCCGCTCGTCGACGTCGAGAGCATCGGCTCGGGCGCCGGCAGCATCATCCGCGCCAGCCATCTGGGCAACATCGCCGTGGGTCCCGCCTCGGCGGGCTCGGTCCCCGGCCCGGTCTGCTACGGACGCGGTGGCACGGAGCCGACGCTGACCGACGCATGCGCCGCGCTCGGCATCCTCCAGCCCGACCTCTTCGCGAACGGCGCGATCCCGCTCGACATCGACGCCGCGCGCCGCGCGCTCGCCGAGGCCGCCACGCAGTGGGGGATGACGGATGCCGAGCTGGCATCCGCCGCGTACGAGATCGCGTGCCAGGACATCGCCGCGAAGATCCGCAGCATCTCGGTGTACCGCGGCCTCGACGTGCAGGAGTTCGCACTGCAGCCTTCGGGCTCCGCGGGACCGATGCTCGCCGATCGGGTCGGCCAGATCCTCGGCGTCGGCCGCGTGATCGTGCCGCGGAGCCCGGGGCAGTTCTCGGCGCTCGGGCTGCTCCGCAGCGATCTCATGGTCACGCAGGCACAGTCGATCATGACCCCTCTCACCCCCGACAACGCCGCCGGCATCGAAGCCGCCTTCGTCGCCCTGCAGGACCGCATCCGTGTCGAGCTCGTCGCCCAGGGCGTCGACGTCTCCACGCTCCGGTTCGACCGGGCGTTCTTCGGCATGTACCGCGGTCAGACCTGGGACAACCGCCTGCCCATCGCGGACGACGTGATCACCACCGAGACGGTCGATCGCCTGGTGCCGGCGTTCCACGCCTTCTATCAGGAGTCGTACGGCTTCTCGGCCGCCGAGCTGCCGGTGGTCGTGTCGACCGTCGAGGTCACGGCGGTGATCCCGCGGCACCAGAGCACGCCGGACCTGTCGCCCGACGAGGGTGATGCGTTCCTGCGCACCGCCCTCGTGCTCGTACCCGGCACGGCCGTGCCCGCCGAGATCCCGATCCACGTCCGCGAGCGGATGCGACCGAACGAGAGCGTGGACGGACCGGCGCTCATCGCCGAGAAGTTCGCGACGACGCTCGTGCTCCCCGGCCGGCGCGCCTTCGTGGACGACGACCTGAACCTCATCATCGATCGGCGGGCCGAGGCCGTCGACGGCACTCAGCGATAG
- a CDS encoding helix-turn-helix transcriptional regulator, whose amino-acid sequence MSTPSRGTAGDLRARIAALADDARDVLDSDLHDADAWGADALEHLWERVSAEMTRVSNDLGDRRLESLVGLLGDIREAEAEQNRRRLARQSRMLAKVGSALAELSTARTVDELFGSVPEATCRLGFDRALVSTVDTAWRLHTMCVVRDPRWAEEIVAVGREASPLLDHELVENDSVEYAQAVLVHEVQDNPRVNRPLAEITKSSSYGIAPLFVDGEVVGLLHGDYYHQRRTLTRDDQSLLTVLAGGVSQALSRVTLLDGLAGLRTRLDGLGRWRPQSAVEASVIVARDDDEVLTRREVQIMRLMADGDSNAKIARRLVISEGTVKTHVTRILRKLHATNRAEAVAAWLRASGTTPAARR is encoded by the coding sequence ATGTCCACACCATCTCGCGGTACGGCCGGCGACCTGCGTGCGCGCATCGCGGCGCTCGCCGACGACGCCCGGGATGTCCTCGACAGCGATCTGCACGATGCGGACGCGTGGGGCGCCGACGCGCTCGAGCACCTCTGGGAGCGCGTCTCCGCCGAGATGACACGCGTGTCGAACGACCTCGGCGATCGACGGCTGGAGTCGCTCGTCGGACTGCTGGGAGACATCCGCGAAGCCGAGGCCGAGCAGAACCGACGCCGGCTCGCCCGCCAGAGCCGCATGCTGGCCAAGGTCGGCTCGGCCCTCGCCGAGCTGTCCACGGCCCGCACCGTCGACGAGCTCTTCGGCAGCGTGCCCGAGGCGACGTGCCGGCTGGGCTTCGACCGGGCCCTCGTGTCGACGGTCGACACGGCGTGGCGACTGCACACCATGTGCGTCGTCCGCGACCCCCGCTGGGCCGAGGAGATCGTCGCCGTCGGACGCGAGGCCTCGCCCCTGCTCGACCACGAGCTCGTCGAGAACGACAGCGTCGAGTACGCACAGGCCGTGCTCGTGCACGAGGTGCAGGACAACCCGCGCGTCAACCGCCCGCTCGCCGAGATCACGAAGTCGTCGTCGTACGGCATCGCCCCGCTCTTCGTCGACGGCGAGGTCGTCGGGCTCCTGCACGGCGACTACTATCACCAGCGCCGCACCCTCACGCGCGACGATCAGTCACTGCTGACGGTGCTCGCCGGCGGAGTCAGCCAGGCGCTGAGCCGCGTGACGCTCCTCGACGGGCTGGCCGGACTGCGCACGCGCCTCGACGGCCTCGGCAGATGGCGGCCGCAGTCCGCGGTCGAGGCATCCGTGATCGTGGCACGCGACGACGACGAGGTGCTCACGAGACGTGAGGTGCAGATCATGCGGCTCATGGCCGACGGCGACTCGAACGCGAAGATCGCACGCCGCCTGGTGATCTCCGAGGGCACCGTCAAGACGCACGTCACGCGCATCCTGCGCAAGCTCCACGCGACGAACCGCGCCGAGGCCGTCGCGGCCTGGCTGCGCGCGTCGGGCACGACGCCGGCCGCACGCCGCTGA
- a CDS encoding 2-phosphosulfolactate phosphatase, protein MPSATAPHAFFDQASYQVRFEWGVAGLDRLAPADVVVVVDVLGLSTDAVGRVAAGDEVAPGALALADAAGDAVGAAGVAAAARIAARAAGTGATVLLGCLRNASATAAAVLAEQSRRGARTSVAVIAAGDPASADPASGDPGSAGLAVTGMAPSGSALAHAPLRFAVEDLLGAGAVIDGLTALGIDHTSPEAAAASEAFRGLRGAVRHLLTASGSGRERADGGFRAEVESAASLDATPVVPVLRGGVLRA, encoded by the coding sequence ATGCCGTCAGCCACCGCCCCGCACGCGTTCTTCGACCAGGCCTCGTACCAGGTGCGCTTCGAATGGGGCGTCGCGGGCCTCGATCGGCTGGCGCCCGCCGACGTCGTCGTGGTCGTCGACGTGCTGGGTCTCTCGACGGATGCCGTCGGCCGCGTCGCCGCGGGGGACGAGGTCGCGCCCGGCGCCCTCGCGCTCGCCGACGCCGCCGGGGATGCCGTGGGTGCCGCGGGCGTCGCGGCCGCCGCGCGCATCGCCGCCCGCGCCGCCGGGACCGGCGCGACCGTGCTGCTCGGATGCCTGCGCAATGCCTCGGCCACCGCCGCGGCGGTGCTCGCGGAGCAGAGCCGCCGCGGTGCGCGCACGAGCGTCGCCGTGATCGCGGCGGGCGATCCGGCATCCGCCGATCCGGCGTCCGGCGACCCGGGCTCCGCGGGTCTGGCGGTCACAGGCATGGCACCCAGCGGTTCGGCACTCGCGCACGCGCCCCTGCGGTTCGCGGTCGAAGACCTGCTCGGCGCGGGCGCGGTCATCGACGGCCTCACGGCGCTCGGCATCGACCATACCTCGCCCGAGGCGGCAGCGGCGAGCGAGGCGTTCCGGGGGCTGCGCGGCGCCGTGCGTCACCTGCTCACCGCGAGCGGCTCGGGCCGGGAGCGAGCGGACGGCGGGTTCCGCGCCGAGGTCGAGTCGGCGGCATCCCTCGACGCGACGCCCGTCGTGCCGGTGCTGCGCGGCGGCGTTCTCCGGGCCTGA
- a CDS encoding SprT-like domain-containing protein — MTDPQTVRRMAEELITAHLDASWSFDFDHAKRRAGACHYAHKRITVSRYLSARYDDETNRQTLLHEVAHALAGPAAQHGPAWKRIARGLGYTGGVTHHGETATDLAPWVGRCPAGHVAYRHRRVTRQVSCARCAPTFDARYLFEWHRREITPGTRHAAMTPR, encoded by the coding sequence ATGACAGACCCTCAGACCGTCCGTCGGATGGCGGAAGAGCTCATCACCGCGCACCTCGATGCGTCGTGGTCGTTCGACTTCGATCATGCGAAGCGTCGTGCGGGCGCGTGCCACTACGCGCACAAGCGCATCACGGTGTCGCGGTATCTCTCGGCGCGCTACGACGACGAGACCAATCGCCAGACCCTGCTGCACGAGGTCGCGCACGCGCTGGCCGGACCCGCCGCGCAGCACGGTCCGGCGTGGAAGCGCATCGCCCGCGGACTCGGCTACACGGGCGGCGTCACGCACCATGGCGAGACGGCGACCGACCTCGCCCCGTGGGTGGGGCGGTGCCCCGCCGGTCACGTCGCCTACCGGCATCGGCGCGTGACGCGGCAGGTCTCGTGCGCGCGCTGCGCCCCGACGTTCGACGCCCGCTACCTCTTCGAGTGGCATCGCCGCGAGATCACGCCCGGCACGCGTCATGCGGCCATGACACCGCGCTGA
- a CDS encoding spermidine synthase → MARARIESAGPSTRLSDGTIARITRSRVDEGYELEVDGTPQSHVDLGDPRTLRFEYVARMGAVIDLVREPREPITAVHLGAGALTLPRYVEHTRPGSRQQVIELEPQLVSFVREHLPLPRGARIRVRIGDARAVAERLPAGLQGACDLVVSDVFAGAQTPAHLTTTDYFRTLAGLLRPDGIVLVNIGDGPGLAFARRQIATLAETFPAMLGLADGQLLKGRRFGNLVLAASPSVFPDDWPRLLRTAGPFPASVASAEQLRALASGVSAVTEEDATDSPKPSASIFLAR, encoded by the coding sequence ATGGCACGCGCGCGCATCGAGTCCGCCGGGCCGTCGACGCGCCTCTCCGACGGCACGATCGCGCGCATCACCCGCAGCCGCGTCGACGAAGGCTACGAGCTGGAGGTCGACGGCACGCCGCAGTCGCACGTCGACCTGGGCGACCCGCGCACCCTGCGCTTCGAGTACGTCGCCCGCATGGGCGCCGTGATCGACCTCGTGCGCGAGCCGCGCGAGCCGATCACCGCGGTGCATCTCGGCGCGGGCGCCCTCACGCTCCCCCGCTACGTCGAGCACACGCGCCCGGGCTCCCGCCAGCAGGTGATCGAGCTGGAGCCGCAGCTCGTGTCGTTCGTGCGCGAGCACCTGCCGCTGCCGCGCGGCGCCCGGATCCGCGTGCGCATCGGCGACGCGCGCGCCGTCGCCGAGCGGCTGCCCGCGGGCCTGCAAGGCGCGTGCGACCTCGTCGTGTCCGATGTGTTCGCGGGCGCGCAGACCCCCGCGCACCTCACGACCACCGACTACTTCCGCACGCTCGCGGGCCTGCTGCGGCCCGACGGCATCGTGCTCGTCAACATCGGCGACGGGCCCGGCCTCGCGTTCGCCCGACGGCAGATCGCGACGCTCGCCGAGACGTTCCCCGCGATGCTGGGCCTCGCCGACGGGCAGCTGCTGAAGGGACGCCGGTTCGGCAATCTCGTGCTCGCCGCGAGCCCGTCCGTCTTTCCCGACGACTGGCCACGCCTGCTGCGCACCGCCGGCCCGTTCCCGGCGAGCGTCGCCTCGGCGGAGCAGCTGCGCGCGCTCGCGAGCGGCGTGAGCGCCGTGACCGAGGAGGATGCCACCGACTCGCCCAAGCCGTCGGCGTCCATCTTTCTGGCGCGCTGA
- the pxpA gene encoding 5-oxoprolinase subunit PxpA: MATIDLNADLGETVGGVPTADDEAMFGVVSSASVACGGHAGDAASMREAVLRAARAGVAVGAHPSFVDPAGFGRTALAVAPDVLRLQVREQLAGLVAAGADLRYVKPHGALYHVVVGDREAADAVASAVADVSATLGRALPVLGLGGFGQAAVVARGLPFYLEAFLDRGYLPSGGLVPRGAPGALLADAGEVAARAVRLARTREVVAVDGSVVVAEAASLCLHGDSPGAVAMARAVRAALDGEGIAVRAPW; the protein is encoded by the coding sequence ATGGCGACGATCGACCTCAACGCCGACCTCGGCGAGACGGTCGGCGGTGTGCCGACCGCCGACGACGAGGCGATGTTCGGCGTCGTCTCCAGCGCGTCGGTCGCGTGCGGCGGCCACGCGGGCGATGCCGCCTCGATGCGCGAGGCCGTGCTGCGCGCCGCGCGCGCGGGCGTCGCGGTGGGGGCCCACCCCTCGTTCGTCGACCCCGCCGGCTTCGGCCGCACGGCCCTCGCGGTCGCGCCCGACGTGCTGCGCCTGCAGGTGCGCGAGCAGCTCGCCGGGCTCGTCGCCGCGGGCGCCGACCTGCGCTACGTCAAGCCGCACGGCGCGCTGTACCACGTCGTCGTCGGCGACCGCGAGGCGGCGGATGCCGTGGCCTCGGCCGTCGCCGACGTCTCCGCGACCCTGGGGCGGGCGCTGCCCGTGCTCGGCCTCGGCGGGTTCGGGCAGGCGGCGGTCGTGGCGCGCGGCCTGCCCTTCTATCTGGAGGCGTTCCTCGATCGCGGCTACCTTCCGAGCGGCGGGCTCGTGCCGCGCGGCGCGCCGGGCGCGCTGCTGGCGGATGCCGGGGAGGTCGCCGCCCGCGCCGTGCGGCTCGCCCGCACGCGCGAGGTCGTCGCGGTCGACGGCTCGGTGGTCGTCGCCGAGGCCGCGTCGCTGTGCCTGCACGGCGACTCCCCGGGCGCCGTGGCGATGGCGCGCGCCGTGCGCGCCGCCCTCGACGGCGAGGGGATCGCGGTGCGCGCCCCCTGGTGA
- the rpoB gene encoding DNA-directed RNA polymerase subunit beta, whose amino-acid sequence MAAALNASTPTTTPKNGRGASRLSFAKISDTLTVPDLLALQTESFHWLVGSDAWKARVAEAQAAGRNDVAEKSGLEEIFEEISPIEDLGETMQLSFTNPYLEPEKYSIEECKERGKTYAAPLYVEAEFMNHLTGEIKTQTVFMGDFPLQTDKGTFIINGTERVVVSQLVRSPGVYFDKTPDKTSDKDIVSARVIPSRGAWLEFEIDKRDQVGVRIDRKRKQSVTVFLKALGLTTEEIQAEFAGYDSIEDTLSKDTILTKEDALRDIYRKLRPGEQVAAEAARALLDNFYFNPKRYDLAKVGRYKINQKLGLDVPLTDSVLTVADIVATIKYLVALHRGDATLPGVRGGQPVEIRLDVDDIDNFGNRRIRAVGELIQNQVRTGLSRMERVVRERMTTQDIEAITPQTLINVRPVVAAIKEFFGTSQLSQFMDQNNPLAGLTHKRRLSALGPGGLSRERAGVEVRDVHPSHYGRMCPIETPEGPNIGLIGSLASFARINAFGFIETPYRRVVDGKVTDHIDYLAASQENDYIVAQAGAELAADGSFVSDRVLARRGKGGEVDLFPVDEIGYMDVSPRQMVSVATSLIPFLEHDDANRALMGANMQRQAVPLLRSESPVVGTGMEGYAAIDAGDVVTAEKSGVVSEVSADVVTVQLDEGGTQDYFLRKFDRSNQGTSYNQRVIVSAGERIEAGEVIADGPATENGELALGKNLLVAFMTWEGHNFEDAIILSQELVKNDTLSSIHIEEYEVDARDTKLGKEEITRDLPNVSPDLLKDLDERGIVRIGAEVRPGDILVGKVTPKGETELSAEERLLRAIFNEKSREVRDTSLKVPHGEQGTIIAVKEFNAEDGDDELGSGVNRRVVVYIAQKRKITEGDKLAGRHGNKGVIAKILPVEDMPFLADGTPVDVVLNPLGIPGRMNFGQVLETHLGWISKQGWKVDGSPEWASHLPEQAFEAVPGTKVATPVFDGAEEREIAGLLDSTLPNRDGDRLIDSSGKAQLFDGRSGEPFPAPISVGYMYILKLHHLVDDKIHARSTGPYSMITQQPLGGKAQFGGQRFGEMEVWALEAYGAAYALQELLTIKSDDIVGRVKVYEAIVKGENIAEPGIPESFKVLMKEMQSLCLNVEVLSADGQTINLRDTDDEAFRAAEELGINISTRFESSSIDEI is encoded by the coding sequence TTGGCTGCTGCGCTCAACGCATCCACGCCCACCACCACCCCGAAGAACGGCCGCGGCGCCAGCCGCCTCTCGTTCGCCAAGATCTCCGACACGCTGACGGTCCCCGATCTGCTCGCCCTGCAGACCGAGTCGTTCCACTGGCTCGTCGGCAGCGACGCCTGGAAGGCGCGCGTCGCCGAGGCGCAGGCCGCCGGCCGCAACGACGTCGCGGAGAAGAGCGGCCTCGAGGAGATCTTCGAGGAGATCTCGCCGATCGAGGACCTCGGCGAGACGATGCAGCTGTCGTTCACGAACCCCTACCTCGAGCCCGAGAAGTACTCGATCGAGGAGTGCAAGGAGCGGGGCAAGACCTACGCCGCGCCGCTGTACGTCGAAGCCGAGTTCATGAACCACCTCACGGGTGAGATCAAGACGCAGACGGTCTTCATGGGCGACTTCCCCCTGCAGACCGACAAGGGCACGTTCATCATCAACGGCACCGAGCGCGTCGTCGTGTCGCAGCTCGTGCGCAGCCCGGGCGTCTACTTCGACAAGACCCCCGACAAGACGAGCGACAAGGACATCGTCTCGGCGCGCGTCATCCCCAGCCGCGGTGCGTGGCTGGAGTTCGAGATCGACAAGCGCGACCAGGTCGGCGTGCGCATCGACCGCAAGCGCAAGCAGTCGGTGACCGTCTTCCTCAAGGCCCTCGGCCTCACCACCGAGGAGATCCAGGCCGAGTTCGCGGGCTACGACTCGATCGAGGACACGCTGTCGAAGGACACGATCCTCACCAAGGAGGACGCGCTCCGCGACATCTACCGCAAGCTGCGTCCGGGCGAGCAGGTCGCCGCCGAGGCCGCCCGCGCGCTGCTCGACAACTTCTACTTCAACCCGAAGCGCTACGACCTCGCCAAGGTGGGTCGCTACAAGATCAACCAGAAGCTCGGCCTCGACGTGCCGCTGACCGACTCGGTGCTCACCGTGGCCGACATCGTCGCCACGATCAAGTACCTCGTCGCGCTGCACCGCGGCGACGCCACGCTCCCGGGCGTGCGCGGCGGCCAGCCGGTGGAGATCCGCCTCGACGTCGACGACATCGACAACTTCGGCAACCGCCGCATCCGCGCCGTGGGCGAGCTCATCCAGAACCAGGTGCGCACGGGCCTCAGCCGCATGGAGCGCGTCGTGCGCGAGCGCATGACGACGCAGGACATCGAGGCGATCACCCCGCAGACCCTGATCAACGTGCGTCCCGTCGTGGCCGCGATCAAGGAGTTCTTCGGCACGTCGCAGCTGTCGCAGTTCATGGACCAGAACAACCCCCTCGCGGGCCTGACCCACAAGCGCCGCCTCTCGGCGCTGGGCCCCGGCGGCCTGAGCCGTGAGCGCGCGGGCGTCGAGGTCCGCGACGTGCACCCCTCGCACTACGGCCGCATGTGCCCGATCGAGACGCCGGAAGGCCCGAACATCGGTCTCATCGGCTCGCTCGCGTCGTTCGCGCGCATCAACGCGTTCGGCTTCATCGAGACGCCGTACCGCCGCGTCGTCGACGGCAAGGTGACCGACCACATCGACTACCTCGCCGCGAGCCAGGAGAACGACTACATCGTCGCGCAGGCCGGCGCCGAGCTGGCCGCCGACGGCAGCTTCGTGAGCGATCGCGTGCTCGCCCGTCGCGGCAAGGGCGGCGAGGTCGACCTGTTCCCGGTCGACGAGATCGGCTACATGGACGTCTCGCCGCGCCAGATGGTGTCGGTCGCGACCTCGCTCATCCCGTTCCTCGAGCACGACGACGCCAACCGCGCCCTCATGGGCGCGAACATGCAGCGTCAGGCCGTGCCGCTGCTGCGCAGCGAGTCGCCCGTCGTCGGAACCGGCATGGAGGGCTACGCCGCGATCGACGCCGGCGACGTCGTCACCGCCGAGAAGTCGGGCGTCGTCTCCGAGGTCTCGGCCGACGTCGTCACCGTGCAGCTCGACGAGGGCGGCACGCAGGACTACTTCCTGCGCAAGTTCGACCGTTCCAACCAGGGCACGAGCTACAACCAGCGCGTGATCGTGTCGGCGGGCGAGCGCATCGAGGCCGGCGAGGTCATCGCCGACGGCCCCGCGACCGAGAACGGCGAGCTCGCGCTCGGCAAGAACCTGCTCGTCGCCTTCATGACGTGGGAGGGCCACAACTTCGAGGACGCGATCATCCTCAGCCAGGAGCTCGTCAAGAACGACACCCTCTCGTCGATCCACATCGAGGAGTACGAGGTGGATGCGCGGGACACGAAGCTCGGCAAGGAGGAGATCACGCGCGATCTCCCCAACGTCAGCCCCGACCTGCTGAAGGACCTCGACGAGCGCGGCATCGTGCGCATCGGCGCCGAGGTGCGCCCCGGCGACATCCTCGTCGGCAAGGTCACGCCCAAGGGCGAGACCGAGCTGTCGGCCGAGGAGCGCCTGCTCCGCGCGATCTTCAACGAGAAGAGCCGCGAGGTGCGCGACACCTCGCTCAAGGTGCCGCACGGCGAGCAGGGCACGATCATCGCGGTCAAGGAGTTCAACGCCGAGGACGGCGACGACGAGCTCGGCTCGGGCGTCAACCGCCGCGTCGTGGTCTACATCGCCCAGAAGCGCAAGATCACCGAGGGCGACAAGCTCGCCGGCCGCCACGGCAACAAGGGCGTCATCGCGAAGATCCTCCCCGTCGAGGACATGCCCTTCCTCGCCGACGGCACGCCCGTCGACGTCGTGCTCAACCCGCTCGGCATCCCGGGCCGCATGAACTTCGGCCAGGTGCTGGAGACCCACCTCGGGTGGATCTCCAAGCAGGGCTGGAAGGTCGACGGCAGCCCGGAGTGGGCGTCGCACCTGCCCGAGCAGGCCTTCGAGGCCGTGCCCGGCACGAAGGTCGCCACGCCCGTGTTCGACGGCGCGGAGGAGCGCGAGATCGCGGGCCTGCTCGACTCGACGCTGCCCAACCGCGACGGCGACCGCCTCATCGACTCGTCGGGCAAGGCGCAGCTGTTCGACGGCCGTTCCGGCGAGCCGTTCCCGGCGCCCATCTCGGTCGGCTACATGTACATCCTGAAGCTGCACCACCTGGTGGACGACAAGATCCACGCGCGCTCGACGGGTCCCTACTCGATGATCACGCAGCAGCCGCTCGGCGGCAAGGCGCAGTTCGGCGGCCAGCGCTTCGGCGAGATGGAGGTGTGGGCCCTCGAGGCCTACGGCGCCGCCTACGCCCTGCAGGAGCTGCTGACGATCAAGTCCGACGACATCGTCGGTCGCGTCAAGGTCTACGAGGCCATCGTCAAGGGCGAGAACATCGCCGAGCCCGGCATTCCCGAGTCCTTCAAGGTGCTCATGAAGGAGATGCAGTCGCTCTGCCTGAACGTCGAGGTGCTCTCGGCCGACGGTCAGACGATCAACCTCCGCGACACCGATGACGAGGCCTTCCGCGCGGCGGAGGAGCTCGGCATCAACATCTCCACCCGGTTCGAGTCGTCGTCTATCGACGAGATCTGA